In SAR324 cluster bacterium, the following proteins share a genomic window:
- a CDS encoding molecular chaperone — MEPIRLFASRANIYRILADCFKYPDPSLADILELIPAQKGWGLSAELENELDRLPGLFHVDSSGFQEIELEYTRLFVGPYHVPASPYSSVYLDPEPMVMGISTLEAIDFYERAGLNPDENEHVLPDHISTELEFMYYLLFQYVSQNNPDFMAMAESFFSRHLGQWGPTFAELVLKNARHPYYQKLGQVLALFFAECTGRPPLN, encoded by the coding sequence ATGGAGCCTATTAGACTGTTTGCCAGTCGCGCCAATATCTACCGGATACTGGCCGACTGCTTTAAATATCCCGACCCTTCCCTTGCCGATATTCTGGAACTGATTCCCGCGCAAAAAGGTTGGGGATTATCCGCTGAACTGGAAAATGAACTGGATCGTCTGCCAGGATTATTTCATGTCGATTCTTCCGGTTTTCAGGAAATTGAACTGGAATACACACGCCTGTTTGTTGGCCCGTATCATGTGCCCGCATCACCCTACAGTTCCGTTTATCTTGATCCGGAACCCATGGTGATGGGAATTTCAACGCTGGAAGCCATTGATTTTTATGAGCGTGCCGGATTGAATCCTGATGAGAACGAGCATGTGTTACCGGATCATATCAGTACAGAACTGGAATTCATGTATTATCTGCTGTTTCAGTATGTCTCGCAGAATAATCCTGATTTTATGGCAATGGCAGAATCGTTTTTTTCCCGGCATCTGGGGCAGTGGGGACCTACGTTTGCGGAACTCGTACTCAAAAATGCGAGGCATCCCTATTATCAGAAATTAGGACAGGTTCTGGCGCTTTTCTTTGCTGAATGCACAGGCCGTCCTCCGCTAAATTAA
- a CDS encoding 4Fe-4S dicluster domain-containing protein: MAKYAMVIDLHNCVGCAACDIACKTENNTDAGFNWSSHVTETRGTFPNVSFRYIPTLCNHCENAPCVKVCPTEAMYKDNEGFTLHDADKCIGCRSCELACPYKVIHFNKKQQHQRYMDDKPLIPGVTSSGKETADKTGVPLPYYNPDRAKTYDGIRREGIVEKCTFCDHRVKEGLQPWCVEACPGDARIFGDTDDPTSRVSQLLKHYTPRQLLKHKGTKPRVFYIRDYGAY; encoded by the coding sequence ATGGCTAAATACGCAATGGTCATTGATCTGCATAACTGTGTCGGATGCGCCGCATGCGACATTGCCTGTAAAACAGAAAATAATACGGACGCCGGTTTTAACTGGTCCAGTCATGTGACCGAAACACGGGGCACCTTTCCCAATGTCAGTTTCCGTTACATTCCTACGCTTTGCAACCATTGTGAGAACGCTCCTTGTGTCAAGGTGTGTCCCACAGAGGCCATGTATAAGGACAACGAAGGCTTCACGCTGCATGACGCGGACAAATGCATCGGTTGTCGAAGCTGTGAACTGGCATGTCCCTACAAAGTCATCCATTTCAATAAGAAACAGCAACATCAACGCTACATGGATGATAAACCGCTGATCCCCGGAGTAACCTCCAGCGGCAAGGAAACCGCGGATAAAACAGGTGTGCCTCTACCCTATTATAATCCGGACCGTGCGAAAACCTATGATGGCATCCGCAGGGAAGGCATTGTGGAAAAATGTACTTTCTGTGACCACCGTGTGAAAGAAGGGTTACAGCCGTGGTGCGTTGAGGCTTGTCCCGGCGATGCCAGAATTTTTGGAGATACAGACGATCCGACAAGTCGGGTCTCCCAACTCCTGAAGCATTATACGCCAAGGCAGTTGCTCAAACACAAGGGCACAAAACCCAGAGTTTTCTATATCAGGGATTATGGAGCCTATTAG